A window of Clostridioides sp. ES-S-0010-02 genomic DNA:
AAGAGGGATTTGTCTTTTGTTAGACAATCCCTTTTTTCTTTAAAAATATTTCATAGAGTTTAATTTTAGTGCCTAAGCTAATAAAATCAAAAATAACGAAAAAAAATAGCATAAAAGTGATATAATAATATGGAATTGATATAAAAATTACAAACTCAAGGGAGGTAATTACATGAGAGACCATAAAGGATTAAATGAGATTGCGCGTATCATAAGAAGAGATATAGTTTCTATGATACATAGAGCCAAATCTGGACATCCAGGAGGGTCATTATCAGTAGTTGAAATACTTACTGCGTTATACTTTGATGAAATGAATGTGGATTCTTCAAATCCTAAAATGGAGGATAGAGATAGATTTGTATTATCAAAAGGACATGCTGCACCAGCATTATATGCAACATTGGCTGAAAAAGGTTATTTTGATAAGGAAGAATTAAATGGGCTGAGGAAAATAGGAAGAATGTTACAAGGCCATCCAGATATGAAAGGAACACCTGGTGTGGAGATATCTACAGGTTCCTTAGGTCAAGGTTTCTCGGCTGCATGTGGGATGGCTATGGCATCAAAATTAGATAATGCACCATGGAATGTGTACACTTTACTTGGTGATGGAGAAGTTCAAGAAGGTATTGTTTGGGAAGCTGCTATGAGTGCAGCACATTATAAACTTGATAATTTAATTGCTTTTTTAGACAATAATGGACTTCAGATAGATGGAAACATAGAAAGTGTAATGAACTTAGGTTCAATAGTTGATAAATTTAAGGCTTTTGGATGGAATGTAATTGAAATAGATGGTCATGATTTTGACCAAATATTTGCTGCTCTTGATATAGCTAAATCAACAGTTAAAAAGCCTACAATGATAGTTGCAAAGACTATAAAAGGTAAAGGAATATCTTTTATGGAAAATCAAGCAGGATGGCATGGGACAGCTCCAAATGATGCAGAACTAGAACAAGCCTTACTTGAATTAGGAGGTGCTGACAATGAATAAAATGGCAACAAGAGAAGCATATGGTAAAGCCTTGGTAAAATTAGGACAAATAAATGACAATGTTGTAGTATTAGATGCAGATTTATCAAAGTCTACAAAGACACATGATTTTTATGAAGCATTTCCAGATAGATTTTTTAATATGGGTATAGCCGAACAAAATCTAATAGGTGCTGCTTGTGGGTTATCAACTGCTGGAAAAATACCTTTTGCTAGTACTTTTGCTATGTTTGCTACAGGAAGAGCATTTGAGATTATAAGAAATTCAGTTTGTTATCCAAAATTAAATGTAAAAATTTGTGCTACTCATGCAGGACTTACTGTTGGAGAAGATGGAGCATCTCATGAAAGTGTAGAGGATATTGCAATAATGAGAGCTATACCAAATATGACAGTTCTTGTTCCAGCTGATGGAGTAGAGACGGAGAAGATGATTTTTGAAATAGCTAAATACAATGGACCTGTTTATGTTAGACTAGGAAGAAGTTCAGTTCCAGTTTTATTTGATGAGGATTATCACTTTGAAATAGGAAAAGGTGTAGTACTAAGAGATGGCAATGATGTCACGATTATAGCTTGTGGGATTATGGTGAATGATGCTATATTAGCACAAGAAAAATTGCAAGAAGAAGGTATTAGTGCTAGAGTCATAAATATGTCCACAATAAAACCTATAGATAAGGATTTAATATTAAAATCAGCAAAAGAAACTAATGCCATTGTAACTGTAGAAGAACATAGTATAATTGGAGGATTAGGTTCTGCTGTAAGTGAGACAGTTGGAGAATCTTATCCAACTATTGTAAAAAAAGTTGGGATTAAGGATTCTTTTGGAGAATCTGGTGCTCCAAACGAATTGTTAAAAAAATATGAATTAACTTGTGATGACATAGTAAAAGCTGTAAAAGAAGCTATTCTTGCAAAAAGAATGTAAGAAATATAAATTATGCATGTTTGTTAACAATATAATATGTGTAAAAGAGAGATATAAAGCATTATATGAATTTGTATCTCTCTTTTTTATACACTATATCAATTTATCAAAAACCTAACCGAATATTCAAATTTTTACAAAAATAGAGAAAATATTCAAATATATATTGACTATTCAGAAAAATATGACTAATATATAGTTTATAGGGAAATTAGTTTTATACATATAATAACTACTTAGATAAAAAGAATTTAAAGAATTGTATGAAGGGAGGTATACTGTATAAAAAATATGCTATAAGTTTTAAGTTATTATACAAAATACAAAAAGTTTTAAAACAGTTATCATGGATTTTATGTTAAAGGAAATTGTAAGTAGTTTATCGAAGTAATTAAGCAGATGAAAAAATTTCACGTGGGGAGGTAACTGAGATATGTCAGAAAAAGTAAATGTTAAAACGGTCATCAGTTTCGCAGGAGCTTATGTAGCAACAGTAATCGGTTCTGGATTTGCAACAGGACAAGAAATAATGCAATTCTTCACTTTTTATGGGTTTGCAGGTATTATTGGTGGGATAATTTCAATGGTATTATTCTCATGGATGGGTGCTTCAGTAATGTCAAAAGGTAAAGAACTTCAACTTAAGGAACCTATCAAAATTTATCGTGTTTATTGTGGTAAGTATTTAGGAATATTCTTTGAGTGGTTTGGACCTTTATTCTTATTTGGTGTTTTCGTAGTAATGATTTCAGGAGCAGGAGCAACTTTAACTGAATACTATGGATTAAATCCATTTGTAGGTAGAATAGGTATGGCAGTAGTAGCATTATTAACTGTTTCATTAGGTCTTGATAAATTATCAAAGATACTAGGTGGAATAGGACCTATAATAATAATCTTTACACTTTTAGTTGGAGCTATAAGTTTGAGCAGTAATATAGGTAACTTATCTCAAGCAGGAGAGATTCTTAGTACTGTAGAGGTAACTAAGCCAGTTCCAAACGCATACCTATCTGGTGTAATATATACTACTTATAATACAATCGTTGTCATGGCGTTCTTAACAGGATTAGGAGCAAGTGCTGCTAATAAAAAAGAAGCTGTTTGTGGTGGTATACTAGGTGGTGTAGCACTTATGGCAGCAGCTATAATGATGAACTTAGCAATGCTTTCTGATATAGGAAACTTATATTCAAAAGCAATACCTTCATTATTCTTAGCTGATAAGATTTCACCAATAGTTGGAGTTTTATTCTCAGTAGTTCTTATATTAGGAATATATACAACAGCTGTACCTTTATTATGGTCAGTAACTAATAGATTTGTAGATGATAATCATCCTAAATTCAAATTAATAACATTAATAACAGCTATATTAGGTCTTATAGGTGGATTCTTACCATTTGATAAGCTGGTTGGTATCTTATATCCATATACCGGATATATGGGCGTCATAATACTGGTTTGTGTTCTTTATAGACAGATTACAAAAACATCTGGCTATCAAGAAGGAGTTAATGGTAAATAAGTAATTTGGAATTGTAAAATAAAGAGTTATATAAAAACAATTTAATTGTTTTTATATAACTCTTTTTTATTTTATAATTTATTTGTCATAAAATCCCTTTTTTAATTGTTTTATACTTGAAGACAATTATTAATAAACATTTTATTATTGATGATTTAAAGTCTAAGACAAAATTATAAATCATATATTTAAATAGATGGGAGGAGTGATAAAATTGAATGTAAAGTTTAATATTAAAGGTATAATTTATGGAGTTATAGCTCTTATATTTGTAATAGGAGGATTTATATTCATACCAAGTATGTTTATAGAAAAAACTAAACCAATAGATTATACAGTATTGCAAAGGAATTCAATACCAGAAAAGATACTTGACGTTATGGACAAATACACGAATGAAGAAAGGGCATTAGCAGCTAAAATTGATAATAAAATATACATCATAGTAACTAGGGGAAATAATAAATATGGTATTGAGATGGATAACATAGAAAGTGTAAGTGAAGAAGGAAAAGAAGTTTTGAGAGTTAAGATAAAGTATAAGGATAAGGAGGATTCCCTTCCATACATAGTGGTTGAAACAAATATGAGTGAACTTCCAGATAGAATAGAATTAAATTCTACTAAATAAAAATATATTTGTAATTAGATAACTATTTATTTGTATAGTAAAATAAAGTCATGGTTTTTATTAATGTAAATAAATCATTTCGAGGCTTTATTGATGTAAAAGCCATGACTTAAAATATTCATTGAATGAGATAAAAATTAAATATTAAACAGAGTGTTATATTAATAGTATTGAGAGTGTTAATTATTTGGTGTAAGAATTCTAGTTTCAGTAACTATATAGTTTAATTGAGCATCATGAGTTTCTTTTGGAATAGAATCGAATACCTGAAAGTCAAATGCTATTCCTATAGTTATTGCGTCTTTTCTTA
This region includes:
- a CDS encoding transketolase, whose product is MRDHKGLNEIARIIRRDIVSMIHRAKSGHPGGSLSVVEILTALYFDEMNVDSSNPKMEDRDRFVLSKGHAAPALYATLAEKGYFDKEELNGLRKIGRMLQGHPDMKGTPGVEISTGSLGQGFSAACGMAMASKLDNAPWNVYTLLGDGEVQEGIVWEAAMSAAHYKLDNLIAFLDNNGLQIDGNIESVMNLGSIVDKFKAFGWNVIEIDGHDFDQIFAALDIAKSTVKKPTMIVAKTIKGKGISFMENQAGWHGTAPNDAELEQALLELGGADNE
- a CDS encoding transketolase family protein — translated: MNKMATREAYGKALVKLGQINDNVVVLDADLSKSTKTHDFYEAFPDRFFNMGIAEQNLIGAACGLSTAGKIPFASTFAMFATGRAFEIIRNSVCYPKLNVKICATHAGLTVGEDGASHESVEDIAIMRAIPNMTVLVPADGVETEKMIFEIAKYNGPVYVRLGRSSVPVLFDEDYHFEIGKGVVLRDGNDVTIIACGIMVNDAILAQEKLQEEGISARVINMSTIKPIDKDLILKSAKETNAIVTVEEHSIIGGLGSAVSETVGESYPTIVKKVGIKDSFGESGAPNELLKKYELTCDDIVKAVKEAILAKRM